A region of the Deltaproteobacteria bacterium genome:
CCCCATGTAAACCGCTCGGGCGCGGTCAAGCGCTCCCTTACGGCGTCGATGTGCCGCGGCCCGGCGTCCTGGTGCCGGTCGGGGACCAGGTATTCGTCGTTCAGAAATCGGAGGTAGCTGTTTCGGAGCGGAGCCGCCGGAGGGCGCCCGGCCCATATGTCCTCGATCCATCGCACCACGTCGTCCTCGGAACGCGCCGAGGACGCGACCTCCGGCACCTCGTAGACCGCATTGCCGAGGGCTAGCACCGGCTTCGCCAGCAGCAGGCTTTCGGCCCCCACGGTCGAGTTGATGGTGACGACGCCCGCCGCGTTGCGGATCAGCTCCTCGGTGGGATTCCCGTTGGCGAAGCGGACGCTGTCGAGTCGTAACGCTTTCTCATGCAATTCGGGATAGCGCAACGGGCAGCTCGGATGCTCCTTGAACACCAGTGCCGGAGTGCCTGGTACGCGTCGAGCGCACCGGACCATGGTGTCGAACAACTGGTGCATGTCCCGGATCCAGGGGGAGTGAAGGATGACCTGGCTATCGAGGCGCACCTGGAACGGGACGAACAGGTAACGCTCCGGAAGGGGCGCCGGCGCCAGGCCCCGCTTGGCTCGCAGAGGCGTCCTCACGGACGGCGCATAGGGGACTTCGGGGTCCGCGGCCGCTGCCCGTTTTTGGTAAAACTCCTCATCACGCGGTACCGAGGACTCGGCGTTCACCCCGCGCGCATCCATTTGCGTCGTGTTGGGGAGAAATCCGTTCTCGAATCGAAAACACGGGAGCCTGGCGTTGCGCGCGGCGACCGCCCCCGCTCTCGCGTCCACGGCGTTGCCCCCCCAGACCCCGACCGCGTCAGGGCGCAGCCGTTCGATGGCCTGCATTGCGTGGTTGTAGTGGAGTACGGCCGCCGCGCGGTACGCACCGCGGAAAAGCGCCAGTCGCGCGGATCCGTAGTGCGCGCGCGCCTCCTTGCGGCGCATGCCGTAGTCCATGATCTCCTCGACGCTCCGGGCCGGCGGCGGGGAAGCCGACAAACGAAAGGAAACCCCGCGACAGATAACCTCTGGAGACACGATACTCGAACTCAGGAGGGAGAAGTACTTCTTGACACGCGGTGAATTGTAGAGGAGCAGAACTCGACGCAACGGCGACCCTCCTCGTGGCAACTTATGCGGGGGAGAACTCGCCGTGTCAACCGTTCGCGGGCCTTGTCGAGCCCGCCATCCGTCACGTCACGGGTGCCCCATGCGAACTTGACCTCGGCCGATGGAACGGATAGGCAGGATTCACGCCGGACGGGACGCCGTCTCGGCCTGTGCTCCGGTCGGCCGACGCGGGACCGTGGGGCGTCAACGCGGTAGGATCCCAACCGAGACAAGGAGGCCTCAGGCCATGCAGGCAGGATCGAACCGGCAAGAGGAAGTGCGCGCCGTCATGGAGCGCGTGAAGTCCGAGGGCCGGACCGCGCTTTCGCCTCTGGAATGCAGCGCGGTCCTGCGCGCCTACGGGGTGCCGCTGCCGCGCGAAGGCGTGGCCCAGTCGGCGGCGGAGGCCGTGGACCTGGCCGAGGACATCGGCTTCCCGGTGGTGATGAAGATCGTCTCGGAGGACATCCTGCACAAGACCGAGGCCGGCGGCGTGCGCGTGGGGGTGACGGACCGGGAACAGGCGGAGCAGGCGTACAGGACGCTCATCAAGAACGCCCGGGCCTACAAGGCCGACGCGGTGCTGGGCGGGGTGCAGATCCAGCAGCAGGTGTCGGCCGGGGGCGTGGAGGTCATCGTCGGCGCGGTCACCGACCCGAGCTTCGGCAAGGTGGTGGCCTTCGGGCTGGGTGGCGTGCTGGTGGAGGTGCTGCGGGACGTGACCTTCCGGTTGGCGCCGGCGAGCCGTGACGACGCCCTCGCCATGCTCGACGGCGTGGCCGCGGCGGAGGTCCTTCGGGGCGTCCGGGGCGGTGCGGCGGTACACCGGGAAGCGCT
Encoded here:
- a CDS encoding capsular biosynthesis protein, which gives rise to MDYGMRRKEARAHYGSARLALFRGAYRAAAVLHYNHAMQAIERLRPDAVGVWGGNAVDARAGAVAARNARLPCFRFENGFLPNTTQMDARGVNAESSVPRDEEFYQKRAAAADPEVPYAPSVRTPLRAKRGLAPAPLPERYLFVPFQVRLDSQVILHSPWIRDMHQLFDTMVRCARRVPGTPALVFKEHPSCPLRYPELHEKALRLDSVRFANGNPTEELIRNAAGVVTINSTVGAESLLLAKPVLALGNAVYEVPEVASSARSEDDVVRWIEDIWAGRPPAAPLRNSYLRFLNDEYLVPDRHQDAGPRHIDAVRERLTAPERFTWG